A region of Desulforegula conservatrix Mb1Pa DNA encodes the following proteins:
- a CDS encoding cation diffusion facilitator family transporter encodes MSNEMQPDIAANEKHSAAFNSVIAALLLTGFKLIVGLKTGSLGILAETAHSLLDMVAAIITLMAVRVADQPADDYHHYGHGKVENLSALAETFLLLVTCGWIFYESIQHLFFEPKKVDASIWAFVVMLTSIIIDFSRSRMLMKAAKKYNSQALEADALHFRTDIWSSMVVLIGLIGVKAAEFFPNQQFLEKTDAVSAMIVAVIVVVISIKLGKRSIDALIDTAPQDLPMQIKETVEALPHIIDCHGIRIRPSGAHLFIDLHVLMDGDQTLNHAHALTEQIEETIKKIIPNADVIVHAEPHQYHN; translated from the coding sequence ATGAGCAATGAAATGCAGCCGGATATTGCGGCAAACGAAAAACATAGCGCAGCGTTCAACTCCGTAATCGCTGCCCTGCTCCTTACAGGATTCAAACTTATTGTGGGTCTGAAAACCGGAAGTCTCGGTATTCTTGCAGAAACAGCCCATTCTCTGCTTGATATGGTCGCGGCAATCATAACACTCATGGCGGTAAGGGTTGCAGATCAGCCCGCCGACGATTACCATCATTATGGGCATGGCAAGGTTGAAAACCTTTCGGCCCTGGCAGAAACATTTCTGCTTCTTGTTACCTGCGGATGGATTTTTTACGAGTCAATTCAGCATCTGTTTTTCGAACCCAAAAAAGTTGATGCCTCGATTTGGGCATTCGTGGTCATGCTTACATCCATTATTATAGATTTTTCAAGATCCAGAATGCTCATGAAGGCAGCCAAAAAATATAACAGCCAGGCATTAGAGGCCGATGCGCTTCATTTCAGGACAGATATCTGGAGCTCGATGGTGGTTCTTATTGGGCTTATAGGTGTCAAAGCAGCCGAGTTTTTCCCGAATCAGCAGTTTCTTGAAAAGACTGATGCAGTGTCAGCCATGATTGTTGCAGTGATCGTTGTCGTTATCAGCATCAAGCTCGGTAAACGCAGCATTGACGCGCTCATAGACACAGCGCCCCAAGACCTGCCCATGCAGATAAAAGAAACAGTGGAAGCCCTGCCCCATATCATTGATTGCCACGGCATAAGAATCAGACCATCGGGCGCCCATCTTTTCATTGATCTCCATGTGCTGATGGACGGAGATCAGACTCTGAATCATGCCCATGCTCTCACCGAGCAAATAGAAGAAACCATCAAAAAAATCATACCAAACGCCGATGTGATAGTTCATGCTGAACCCCATCAGTACCATAATTAA
- a CDS encoding magnesium transporter CorA family protein, with protein MSQFYNIIGNKIVPAQSDDSTISIYINPTNEEKAALIESHGIDEHTLNSAIDPDELSRIEFEDNHVAIIVKKPQTYSSESGYQFNVASTGIFLFEEKIIIISDSEIPVLTDKRFMKVQSVKSFLMLTLGYCIYHFVDHLKIMRQISDELENKINASMENKYLLFMFSLSKGLVYYLNAISSNGILLHKMKNNQKIMFNENEQELLEDILIDNSQCYRLAEIYSNIVSSMMDARASVVSNNINILMKTLNVVTIAIMVPTFVVSAFSMNVKIPISEHSYAFWIILGLAAISVGIFLSFWRLKKW; from the coding sequence ATGAGCCAGTTTTACAATATCATCGGCAATAAAATCGTTCCAGCCCAGAGCGATGATTCAACAATCAGTATTTACATCAATCCTACGAATGAGGAGAAGGCAGCTTTAATTGAGAGTCATGGCATTGACGAACACACCCTGAATTCGGCCATTGACCCTGATGAGCTTTCAAGAATTGAGTTTGAGGACAATCATGTCGCCATAATTGTAAAAAAGCCCCAGACCTATTCATCAGAATCAGGATATCAGTTCAACGTGGCGTCCACCGGTATTTTCCTTTTTGAGGAAAAAATCATAATAATATCAGACAGTGAAATACCTGTACTTACGGACAAGCGTTTCATGAAAGTGCAGTCCGTAAAATCATTTCTTATGCTTACTCTTGGATACTGCATTTATCATTTTGTGGATCACCTGAAAATAATGAGGCAGATATCTGACGAACTCGAAAACAAGATAAATGCTTCCATGGAAAACAAATATCTGCTGTTCATGTTTTCCCTCAGCAAGGGCCTTGTTTATTATCTAAACGCGATAAGTTCCAATGGCATTCTTCTTCACAAAATGAAAAACAATCAAAAAATTATGTTCAACGAGAACGAGCAGGAGCTTCTCGAGGATATACTCATAGATAACAGCCAGTGCTACAGGCTTGCCGAAATTTACTCCAACATCGTTTCCAGCATGATGGACGCCAGGGCCTCTGTTGTCAGCAACAACATCAATATCCTGATGAAAACCCTGAACGTAGTCACCATTGCCATAATGGTTCCGACATTCGTGGTAAGCGCTTTCTCCATGAACGTTAAAATACCGATATCAGAGCACTCGTACGCATTCTGGATCATACTCGGACTTGCAGCTATCTCTGTGGGAATATTCCTTTCATTCTGGCGTCTTAAAAAATGGTAG
- a CDS encoding B12-binding domain-containing radical SAM protein — translation MKILLIIPGSSEVNSKSFYGYSFYAEFLLTKKYISYLLAIPTLAALTPKKHEIKILDENIEEIDYKYIPDVVGISVRTMYAPRAYEISRNYRKLGAKTVLGGIHPSMCPEEASMHCDSVVIGEAENIWAKLLEDVENGNLQKFYKAEEKVDLSRSPVPARKFLSRSQYISDILQTTKGCPFHCEFCSVHAFDGQKIRNRPIDQVIKDVLNVKQAMSKYKSKQAIFIADDNIIANRKYARELFIALKPHNINWMCQASINISQEDELLQLMSESGCGAVFIGFESISDDNLSSMDKGINKKFNYVDAINKIQSYGLLVHSSFIVGYDFDSQKTFRELVDFIQESKLLMPLINVLTPFPGTKLFKRFEEENRILHKEWAKYDTKNVVFQPVGMPPEELSEGYKKIVQEIYSFDSILEKLKYYWDIDFWKRSNELDPVKFKYRFLFAFRMATLLFSRNAKRSRFILQILPHIFRKEARISTILTLMAYNDFAYSI, via the coding sequence ATGAAAATACTGTTAATAATTCCAGGTAGCAGTGAGGTTAACAGCAAAAGCTTTTATGGATACAGTTTTTACGCTGAATTTCTTTTAACGAAAAAATATATTTCATACCTCCTTGCCATTCCCACACTTGCGGCACTGACTCCTAAAAAGCATGAAATAAAAATTCTCGATGAAAACATAGAAGAAATTGACTACAAATACATTCCTGATGTTGTGGGAATAAGCGTAAGGACAATGTATGCTCCAAGGGCATACGAAATATCCAGGAACTACAGAAAGCTCGGAGCTAAAACTGTTCTTGGAGGCATTCATCCATCAATGTGCCCGGAAGAGGCATCCATGCACTGCGACAGCGTTGTCATAGGAGAAGCTGAAAACATCTGGGCAAAACTGCTTGAAGATGTTGAAAACGGAAATCTTCAGAAATTCTACAAGGCAGAGGAAAAAGTTGATTTAAGCAGATCTCCTGTTCCTGCAAGGAAATTTCTTTCCAGGAGCCAGTATATTTCAGACATACTCCAGACCACAAAAGGCTGCCCTTTTCACTGCGAATTCTGCTCAGTACATGCCTTTGACGGCCAGAAAATCAGAAACAGGCCAATAGATCAGGTGATTAAGGACGTACTAAATGTAAAGCAGGCCATGTCAAAATACAAATCAAAGCAGGCCATTTTCATTGCAGACGACAACATCATAGCTAACAGAAAATATGCCAGAGAGCTTTTCATTGCTCTTAAGCCCCATAATATAAACTGGATGTGCCAGGCTTCCATAAATATTTCCCAGGAAGATGAACTTCTCCAGCTGATGAGCGAAAGCGGATGCGGAGCCGTATTCATAGGATTCGAGTCCATTTCGGATGACAATCTGTCCAGCATGGATAAAGGCATTAACAAAAAATTCAACTATGTAGATGCAATCAACAAAATCCAGTCATACGGTCTCCTTGTTCACAGCTCTTTTATTGTCGGCTATGATTTCGATTCCCAGAAAACCTTCAGGGAGCTTGTTGACTTCATCCAGGAATCAAAGCTGCTTATGCCTCTTATAAACGTACTCACGCCTTTTCCTGGCACAAAACTGTTCAAAAGATTTGAAGAGGAAAACAGAATCCTTCATAAGGAATGGGCAAAATACGATACAAAAAATGTGGTTTTCCAGCCTGTCGGCATGCCTCCTGAAGAGCTTTCAGAAGGATACAAAAAAATTGTGCAGGAAATATATTCCTTTGATTCCATTCTTGAAAAACTCAAATATTACTGGGACATAGATTTCTGGAAAAGATCCAACGAACTTGACCCTGTCAAATTCAAATACAGATTTCTTTTCGCCTTCAGAATGGCAACCCTTCTTTTCTCAAGAAACGCCAAAAGATCGAGATTCATTCTTCAGATTCTTCCCCATATTTTCAGGAAGGAAGCCCGCATATCAACCATACTGACCCTAATGGCATATAATGATTTTGCCTATTCCATTTAG